A single genomic interval of Trinickia acidisoli harbors:
- a CDS encoding RraA family protein, translated as MDSKALKLIYERKINTSTISDILDSLGVEAALNPEIHPIAQSNHYFAGLAHTVEWTRVRKGGDILASQESTWEQVKHFLVPEITDGTGKVYVAGAGPILSSAALAGAMSCTYFDRLGFEGVVLGGAVRDIPELRELGIPVLASNPIPVDTQGSYRVVSTGHSCVIDNKTVNTGDLIVSDSSGTVVVPAELIDCVLERAWRTDELETDMLRQIRGGRSLPQLVEERRRI; from the coding sequence ATGGACAGCAAAGCTTTGAAGTTGATTTATGAGAGAAAAATCAATACTTCGACGATTTCGGACATCCTGGATTCTCTTGGCGTCGAGGCGGCTCTCAATCCTGAGATTCATCCGATTGCCCAATCCAATCATTACTTCGCGGGTTTGGCGCATACGGTTGAATGGACCCGCGTAAGAAAGGGTGGCGATATTCTCGCTTCGCAAGAATCGACGTGGGAGCAAGTCAAGCACTTTCTGGTTCCGGAGATAACCGACGGCACCGGCAAAGTCTATGTGGCCGGCGCTGGCCCGATCTTGAGTTCTGCAGCGCTCGCCGGCGCCATGAGTTGCACTTACTTCGATCGGCTCGGTTTCGAAGGGGTCGTGCTGGGCGGAGCGGTCAGAGATATTCCCGAATTGCGCGAACTCGGCATACCCGTATTGGCCAGCAATCCCATTCCGGTCGATACACAGGGCAGCTATCGCGTGGTCAGTACCGGCCATTCATGCGTGATAGACAACAAGACCGTCAATACCGGTGATCTGATCGTATCCGATAGCAGCGGGACCGTTGTCGTGCCGGCTGAATTGATTGACTGTGTTTTAGAGCGCGCTTGGAGAACCGACGAGCTCGAAACCGACATGCTCCGGCAAATTCGCGGCGGACGTTCTCTGCCTCAATTGGTCGAAGAGCGACGCCGGATCTGA